One window of the candidate division KSB1 bacterium genome contains the following:
- a CDS encoding adenosine-specific kinase encodes MELQIVSIEKPDQVNVVLGMAHFIKTVEDVHEALVNAVPGIKFGFAFCESSGPRLVRLTGTDPDLVEVAKKNALAVGAGHFFVLALGNVYPINILRALWTVPEMVRLFCATANPVQVIVAQTDQGRAVLGVVDGQPPLGVETEKDAQERKEFLRKIGYKL; translated from the coding sequence GTGGAGCTCCAGATCGTATCGATCGAAAAACCAGACCAGGTGAATGTGGTGCTGGGGATGGCGCACTTCATCAAGACCGTGGAGGATGTTCACGAAGCGCTGGTCAACGCCGTGCCGGGAATCAAATTCGGGTTTGCCTTCTGCGAATCTTCCGGGCCGCGTCTGGTGCGCCTGACGGGCACCGACCCGGATCTGGTCGAGGTGGCCAAGAAGAACGCCCTCGCCGTCGGCGCCGGCCACTTTTTCGTCCTCGCTCTCGGCAACGTGTACCCGATCAATATCCTCCGCGCCCTGTGGACCGTGCCGGAAATGGTCCGGCTCTTTTGCGCCACCGCCAACCCCGTACAGGTCATCGTAGCCCAGACGGATCAAGGACGTGCGGTCCTGGGCGTCGTGGATGGGCAACCGCCACTCGGCGTCGAAACCGAGAAAGACGCCCAGGAGCGGAAGGAATTTCTCCGCAAGATCGGCTACAAGCTTTGA